One window from the genome of Anabaena sphaerica FACHB-251 encodes:
- a CDS encoding ABC transporter ATP-binding protein, producing the protein MAKVLLENIKRRFNNVTAVEDITFEIPDGEFWVLVGPSGCGKSTILRTIAGLEMATSGNLFIGDRLVNDIPARARDVAMVFQNYALYPHKTVAQNIAFGLEMRKVDRKKIQERVLTVARSLSLEHLLDRKPKQLSGGQQQRVALGRAIAREPQLFLLDEPLSNLDAQLRDDTRAELKQLHQQLGITTIYVTHDQVEAMTLADKIVVLNRGRIQQIGDPQSIYALPANEMVASFLGNPPMNILPAIYKGDNFDISGQLLAIPENIKAGLNLHPEQICNLGIRPEHISIGNINEPQRRRERREENLEGLFVEVKVVEPLGRETLIRVSLPGSSGFINVQVGGGVRLHPGENLHLHLDLNHLFVFETGTGERIFPVV; encoded by the coding sequence ATGGCTAAAGTTCTTTTAGAAAATATTAAGCGTAGATTTAACAATGTCACCGCTGTCGAGGATATCACCTTTGAAATTCCCGATGGTGAATTTTGGGTGTTGGTTGGTCCTTCGGGGTGCGGTAAGTCTACGATTTTACGGACTATCGCTGGTTTGGAAATGGCTACATCTGGTAATTTGTTTATAGGCGATCGCTTGGTCAATGATATCCCAGCAAGGGCGCGTGATGTGGCGATGGTATTTCAAAATTATGCCCTTTATCCCCATAAAACCGTCGCCCAAAATATCGCTTTTGGGTTAGAAATGCGAAAGGTGGACAGGAAAAAGATTCAAGAACGAGTTTTAACGGTTGCGCGATCGCTGTCTCTAGAACATCTATTAGACAGAAAACCTAAACAACTTTCTGGAGGACAGCAACAACGGGTAGCATTAGGAAGAGCGATCGCACGTGAACCACAATTATTTCTACTTGATGAACCTTTATCGAATTTAGATGCTCAATTACGAGATGATACCAGAGCAGAATTAAAACAACTACATCAACAATTGGGCATTACTACAATTTACGTCACCCATGACCAAGTTGAAGCCATGACTTTGGCTGATAAAATTGTGGTATTAAATCGGGGACGAATTCAACAAATTGGCGATCCTCAAAGTATTTATGCTTTACCTGCTAATGAAATGGTAGCAAGTTTTTTGGGTAATCCACCAATGAATATTTTACCCGCGATCTATAAGGGTGATAATTTTGATATTAGCGGACAGTTATTAGCTATTCCTGAAAATATCAAAGCAGGTTTAAATTTGCACCCTGAACAAATTTGTAATTTGGGGATTCGTCCTGAACATATTAGTATTGGAAATATTAACGAACCGCAGAGACGCAGAGAACGCAGAGAGGAGAATTTAGAAGGTTTATTTGTTGAGGTGAAGGTTGTTGAACCTTTGGGTAGAGAAACTTTGATTCGTGTTTCTTTACCCGGTTCTTCTGGTTTTATAAATGTGCAGGTTGGTGGGGGTGTGCGTTTACATCCTGGGGAAAATTTGCATTTGCATTTAGATTTAAATCATTTGTTTGTGTTTGAAACTGGTACTGGTGAAAGAATTTTTCCCGTTGTTTGA
- a CDS encoding GUN4 domain-containing protein, with protein sequence MTDPMILSGTANDIDSLRQKLIAGSQKVQQQIIPQLADLGNEGLEVLQEFLLKRRDTPATWIDGKAYQVIYNSDAPTAKEFIENNFPEGIVPLKSDCGISYNSLQQLLTRQEFQAADLFTIQTMCEVAGPQAVQRKWLYFTEVENFPTQDLQTINHLWVVHSEGKFGFSVQREIWLSLGKNWESLWPKIGWKDGNKWTRYPNEFTWDLSAPRGHLPLSNQLRGVRVMSSLLSHPAWT encoded by the coding sequence ATGACAGACCCAATGATTTTATCAGGCACTGCAAATGACATCGACTCCCTGCGCCAAAAGTTAATCGCTGGGTCTCAAAAAGTCCAACAACAAATCATCCCACAGTTAGCTGATTTGGGTAATGAGGGATTAGAGGTGTTGCAGGAATTTTTACTGAAACGTCGTGACACTCCAGCAACTTGGATTGATGGTAAAGCCTACCAAGTAATCTACAACTCTGATGCACCTACAGCCAAGGAATTTATAGAAAATAACTTTCCTGAAGGAATTGTACCTCTAAAATCAGACTGTGGGATCAGTTACAATTCTTTGCAACAATTACTCACCCGTCAAGAGTTCCAAGCAGCTGATCTGTTTACTATCCAAACAATGTGCGAAGTAGCAGGACCACAAGCGGTACAAAGGAAATGGTTGTACTTTACGGAAGTGGAAAATTTCCCAACTCAGGATTTACAAACTATTAATCATCTTTGGGTAGTTCACTCAGAAGGTAAATTTGGCTTTTCTGTACAGCGAGAAATTTGGTTGAGTTTGGGTAAGAACTGGGAAAGTTTATGGCCAAAAATCGGCTGGAAGGATGGCAATAAATGGACGCGCTACCCCAACGAATTTACATGGGATTTAAGCGCCCCTAGAGGTCATCTACCCCTTTCTAATCAGCTACGAGGGGTGAGGGTTATGTCTTCTCTCTTATCCCATCCTGCATGGACTTAG